One Candidatus Acidulodesulfobacterium ferriphilum genomic window, TGTTTTTTACGGTTCTTTTGCGGGGGTTTCCAATATGTCTAACGACCAGCTTGCCAACCTCTGGCTTTTTTTCTTAGCTTTATTTGCGGCAGTAAATTTAATGCCTGGGGTAATACCAAAATCAAAAGATTTTCAAAACCAAAACGATGTTATCTCATAGAAGTAAAATCCTTGCGCAATATCTTTATGTTTTATCCGTTATCTTTGTGTGCGGAAGTTTTTTCCTTGCATTTATAACTTATGATACGATAAGTCCTTTAATTATCGGTTATAAGTTATATGGTATAACGGATTATATCTGGCTTTTGATCCCTACCTGTATTATTTTATATCTACTCCTTTTTGCCTTTGGAATGTATTTGAACTTAAATATTAAGAATTTTAAATCCGATGCCGTAAAGCTTTTAGAGATAACGGTTATAGCGATATTTTTAATTTACGCAATTTTATTTATGTTTAAGATAACATATATTTCAAGGCTTTTTATAGGATATTTTGCGGTTTATTCATTTTTATCGCTTGTTTTGGCGGATTACATAGGAAGGAAACTTGCAAAAGGCCTAAAAAGGCGCGGTTATTCCATTAGAAATATTCTTCTTGTAAGCGGCGATGGCAGTAATTTTAATGCCGATGTTAAAGAAACGATTGCATCGCAGGAGTACCTCGGGATAAAATTGGTCAAAGAAATAAACAAGGGGGATTTAAATGAGCTGGGGGATTTTGTTTTAAATAATCCGATAGATGAGGTTATATTTGACATTAAGGGCAATGAATTAAGCGGTATTAAGGATACGATACTTTTCTTAGAGGAAAAGGGGATAACGGTTAAAATATTAACCAATTTTATTCCATTTAAAAATTCTAAGGTTTCCTTTGAAAAATTAGGCGGCTTTCCCATTATTTCCTTTTACACGTCTCCGGAGGACGATATACGGCTTTTTGCAAAAAGGGTATTAGATATCGCCGGTTCGATTATTGCCGTAACAATATTTTTTATACCAGCCGTCATTATAGCAGTTTTAATTAAACTAACATCTGACGGCAAGGTGTTATATAAGAGCAAAAGGGTCGGTAAAAACGGAAGGCTGTTTACATTTTATAAGTTTAGAACGATGTATGCGGGAAGCGATGAACTGAGGGAAGAGCTTATAAAAAAGTATAGCAGGGACGGAA contains:
- a CDS encoding sugar transferase encodes the protein MLSHRSKILAQYLYVLSVIFVCGSFFLAFITYDTISPLIIGYKLYGITDYIWLLIPTCIILYLLLFAFGMYLNLNIKNFKSDAVKLLEITVIAIFLIYAILFMFKITYISRLFIGYFAVYSFLSLVLADYIGRKLAKGLKRRGYSIRNILLVSGDGSNFNADVKETIASQEYLGIKLVKEINKGDLNELGDFVLNNPIDEVIFDIKGNELSGIKDTILFLEEKGITVKILTNFIPFKNSKVSFEKLGGFPIISFYTSPEDDIRLFAKRVLDIAGSIIAVTIFFIPAVIIAVLIKLTSDGKVLYKSKRVGKNGRLFTFYKFRTMYAGSDELREELIKKYSRDGIEIKIKNDPRLTKIGWFLRKTSLDELPQFYNVLRGDMSLVGPRPPMPDEVKKYSIKQRRRISMKPGITCLWQISGRSELSFNDRVELDLKYIDNWSLKLDFIILLKTVPAVLFAKGAL